From Burkholderia sp. WP9, a single genomic window includes:
- a CDS encoding succinylglutamate desuccinylase/aspartoacylase family protein, with protein MNRQSIPLLSPAIGTHRELVSFHFGPANSGQKIYIQSSLHADETPAMLTTVLLKRRLLELEKQGALNAEIVLVPVANPVGLGQYVLGQFLGRFDLGSGKNFNRHFLQFPKLVAQAKEALGSDAAENVRIVRQLIGEELAAQKPLTEFESLQLAMLKLSFDADVIIDLHCSLEAAMHLYTSEAAWAEFEPLSRYLGAQASLLATNSGGEAFDETHSLLWWQLQQALPADKPVPNGAIAVTVECRGQRDVSYEVAQEDADALVDYLVWRRAIQLEAKPLPELLAPATPLAGSEQFYAPVSGILIHRAKIGDTIRVGQPLFDIVDPLTDETTTIVSKTEGVFYMRRAIRFVTAGAPLGRVTGTRPFRTGVLLGA; from the coding sequence ATGAACAGGCAATCGATTCCGCTTCTCTCGCCGGCTATCGGCACGCACCGTGAACTGGTGTCGTTTCACTTCGGACCCGCGAATAGCGGTCAGAAGATCTATATCCAGTCGTCGCTGCATGCCGATGAAACGCCCGCCATGCTGACGACGGTATTGCTCAAGCGCCGTTTGCTCGAACTGGAGAAGCAGGGTGCGCTGAACGCGGAAATCGTCCTGGTGCCGGTAGCGAATCCGGTCGGGCTCGGACAATATGTGCTCGGCCAGTTTCTTGGCCGCTTCGATCTGGGCAGCGGGAAGAACTTCAATCGCCACTTCCTGCAGTTTCCGAAGTTGGTGGCCCAAGCCAAAGAAGCGTTGGGTTCCGATGCCGCCGAGAATGTGCGGATTGTTCGCCAGTTGATTGGCGAAGAACTGGCCGCGCAGAAACCGTTGACGGAATTCGAATCGCTGCAACTGGCAATGCTGAAACTCTCGTTCGATGCGGATGTGATTATCGATCTGCACTGTTCGCTCGAAGCCGCGATGCATCTCTATACGAGCGAGGCCGCGTGGGCCGAGTTCGAGCCTTTGTCGCGCTATCTCGGGGCGCAGGCGTCGTTGCTCGCCACCAACTCGGGCGGCGAAGCATTCGACGAAACGCATAGCCTGTTGTGGTGGCAATTGCAGCAGGCGTTGCCGGCCGACAAGCCGGTGCCTAACGGTGCGATTGCCGTGACCGTGGAATGCCGCGGACAGCGCGACGTCTCCTACGAGGTCGCCCAGGAAGATGCCGACGCGCTGGTGGATTACCTCGTGTGGCGCAGAGCGATCCAGCTCGAAGCGAAGCCTTTACCGGAATTGCTGGCGCCGGCCACCCCGCTGGCCGGCAGCGAACAGTTCTATGCGCCTGTGAGCGGAATCCTCATTCATCGCGCGAAGATTGGCGACACGATTCGCGTCGGGCAACCGCTATTCGATATCGTCGATCCGCTGACGGACGAGACGACAACGATCGTCAGCAAAACGGAAGGTGTGTTTTACATGCGGCGCGCGATTCGCTTTGTGACGGCCGGCGCACCGCTCGGGCGCGTAACGGGCACGCGCCCTTTCAGGACCGGGGTATTGCTGGGCGCCTGA
- the lysA gene encoding diaminopimelate decarboxylase — protein MTPFNPQQFVGLAQEHGTPLWVYNADLIRERIAELRSFDVIRYAQKACSNLHILKLMRDEGVMVDAVSLGEIGRSLAAGFAPEGDPEGVVFTADLIDHATLSTVVEHRITVNAGSLDMLERIGRHAPEGHRVWLRINPGFGHGHSNKTNTGGEHSKHGIWLDDVPRAIELVRRYRLKLVGLHMHIGSGVDYGHLSRVCEAMVEAVKGLGHDIEAISAGGGLSVPYREGEPDIDVAHYFRLWDAARRQIEAHVGHGVRLEIEPGRFLVAQAGVLVAEVHALNSRPTQQFALVDAGFNDLVRPSFYGSHHEMTVLRRDGSPSDAPADSFAVAGPLCEAGDVFTQAEGGVMTSRSMPAPEVGDFIVFHDAGAYGASMSSNYNSRPLAPEVLLEHGKPRLIRRRQTLDELLALEIAV, from the coding sequence GTGACGCCATTCAATCCGCAACAATTCGTCGGACTCGCGCAAGAGCATGGCACGCCGCTTTGGGTCTACAACGCAGACCTGATCCGCGAGCGCATTGCCGAATTGCGCAGCTTCGACGTGATCCGCTACGCGCAGAAGGCGTGTTCGAACCTGCATATCCTCAAACTGATGCGCGACGAAGGCGTCATGGTCGACGCCGTCTCGTTGGGCGAAATCGGTCGTAGTCTTGCGGCGGGTTTTGCACCAGAAGGCGATCCAGAAGGCGTCGTGTTCACGGCGGATCTGATCGATCATGCGACGCTTTCCACTGTTGTCGAACACCGCATCACAGTCAACGCGGGTTCGCTCGATATGCTCGAGCGGATAGGACGCCATGCGCCCGAAGGCCATCGCGTCTGGCTGCGGATCAATCCAGGCTTCGGCCACGGGCACAGCAACAAGACGAACACGGGCGGCGAGCATAGCAAGCATGGCATCTGGCTCGACGACGTGCCGCGCGCGATTGAACTGGTCCGGCGTTATCGTCTGAAGCTGGTCGGGTTGCACATGCATATCGGCTCAGGCGTCGATTATGGGCATCTGTCGCGCGTCTGCGAGGCGATGGTCGAAGCTGTGAAGGGGCTGGGCCACGATATCGAAGCAATTTCCGCGGGCGGCGGTCTATCGGTGCCGTACCGCGAAGGCGAGCCCGATATCGATGTGGCGCATTACTTCCGGCTCTGGGACGCGGCGCGGCGGCAGATCGAAGCGCACGTCGGGCATGGCGTGAGGCTGGAGATCGAACCGGGGCGCTTTCTGGTTGCGCAGGCGGGCGTGCTCGTGGCGGAAGTCCACGCGTTGAACTCGCGCCCCACGCAGCAGTTTGCTTTGGTGGATGCTGGATTCAACGATCTGGTGCGGCCGTCGTTTTACGGCAGCCATCATGAGATGACGGTGCTGAGACGTGATGGCTCGCCGAGTGACGCACCGGCCGATTCGTTCGCGGTGGCCGGGCCGCTGTGCGAAGCCGGCGACGTTTTCACCCAAGCGGAGGGTGGTGTCATGACGAGCCGGTCAATGCCGGCGCCCGAAGTGGGCGACTTCATCGTGTTTCACGATGCGGGTGCGTACGGCGCGTCGATGTCTTCGAACTACAACAGCCGGCCGCTCGCGCCCGAGGTGTTGCTGGAGCATGGCAAGCCTAGACTGATTCGTCGTCGTCAAACGCTCGATGAGTTGCTCGCGCTCGAAATAGCGGTTTGA
- a CDS encoding cupin domain-containing protein, translating to MDRNAFTESLTKEGFPDAVVVTREANVEMEVHEHPFEAKALILEGEMNIRVGDEERAYHVGDVFRVPANKPHSERYGPNGVTYLVGRKQ from the coding sequence ATGGACCGTAACGCATTCACCGAAAGCCTGACGAAAGAAGGCTTCCCCGACGCCGTGGTTGTCACGCGCGAGGCGAACGTAGAGATGGAAGTTCACGAGCATCCCTTCGAAGCCAAGGCACTGATCCTGGAAGGCGAAATGAATATACGCGTGGGCGACGAAGAGCGCGCGTATCACGTCGGCGACGTTTTCCGCGTGCCTGCGAACAAACCTCATTCGGAGCGCTATGGCCCGAACGGCGTGACGTATCTGGTGGGCAGGAAGCAGTAA
- a CDS encoding LysR substrate-binding domain-containing protein, protein MALTISQLRAFTAVAEHGSIRAASRALGIAQSGITQQLQNLESMLGATLFTRTNRGIALTALGQRLLQRAGAIIGECERAEQEVQQLQGDYVGEVTFGMTTEPLVDAFAPVLMEFRTRFERVAVHLRTGTSRMMISWIREGTLDFAVALVSKHTDTADLSVMPLYPSDPVIVCRQGNPKAGATSLAELVDCTWVATRSPNLTADPQINRLSHLFESHGLPPPKIVATVEGLYETLHLVGATDCLSLESSIVVKRGPFASTLTSIRVRERAVEQNVCLLQRAAIPLTPAAQELATMIASYTRTVRAR, encoded by the coding sequence ATGGCGTTGACGATCTCCCAACTCCGGGCATTCACCGCCGTCGCCGAGCACGGCAGCATCCGCGCGGCCTCGCGGGCGCTCGGCATTGCGCAGAGTGGCATCACGCAGCAATTGCAGAACCTCGAATCCATGCTCGGCGCCACGCTCTTCACCCGCACGAATCGGGGCATTGCGCTGACCGCGCTCGGCCAGCGGCTGTTGCAGCGGGCCGGCGCGATCATTGGCGAATGCGAACGCGCGGAGCAGGAAGTGCAGCAACTACAAGGCGACTATGTCGGCGAGGTCACGTTCGGCATGACGACCGAGCCGCTCGTCGATGCGTTCGCGCCGGTGCTGATGGAATTTCGCACGCGCTTCGAGCGGGTCGCCGTGCATCTGCGGACCGGCACCTCGCGCATGATGATTTCGTGGATTCGCGAAGGCACGCTGGATTTCGCGGTTGCGCTGGTATCGAAGCATACGGATACCGCCGATCTCTCGGTCATGCCGCTTTATCCGTCCGATCCGGTGATCGTCTGCCGCCAGGGGAATCCGAAAGCGGGCGCGACGTCGCTAGCCGAACTGGTCGATTGCACGTGGGTCGCCACGCGCTCGCCGAATCTCACGGCCGACCCGCAAATCAATCGACTGAGCCATCTGTTCGAGAGCCACGGCTTGCCGCCGCCGAAAATCGTCGCGACGGTGGAAGGCTTGTACGAGACGCTGCATCTGGTGGGCGCAACGGATTGCCTCTCGCTGGAGTCGTCGATCGTTGTGAAGCGTGGGCCGTTTGCGAGCACGCTCACCTCGATTCGCGTGCGCGAGCGCGCGGTCGAGCAGAACGTCTGCTTGTTGCAGCGCGCCGCCATTCCGCTTACGCCCGCTGCGCAGGAACTCGCCACCATGATCGCTTCCTACACGCGCACGGTGCGGGCGCGTTGA
- a CDS encoding amylo-alpha-1,6-glucosidase, translating into MTHIERPFDITRLEDEWLEADGFGGFASGTVGMLRTRRYHALLLSATRAPGGRVVLVNGVEAWLEANGKRYPLSMQRYVPDLIHPDLTASLVTFDTAPWPTWRMQLDTHLVLTADVFVSKATGETVLRWRLEGVGNKAEAIPLTLNVRPLLSGRDYHALHHENAAFNFNAQTSDDRTSVNWQPYGDLPVIQCATNGVYTHAPDWYRNFCYVRERERGLDFSEDLATPGVLTFNLADGEAVMILSASHTASATQSPNAMAAAAHATELARIEQQRRDALGSRLQRSADTYVVERNEGRTILAGFPWFTDWGRDTFIAMRGLLIASGRLDDAEAILLEWSGTLSEGMLPNRFPDYGDTPEYNSVDASLWFIVAVHDYLATHHASLATQQRLQQASESILAGYTKGTRFNIQASADDGLLSAGVPGVQLTWMDAKVGDWVVTPRIGKPVEVQALWINALRIAATWNSQWQPGADRALQAFHERFIDPATQGLFDNVDVDHVKGAIDRSIRPNQIFAIGGLPFPLLQGAAARAVLDQVEAQLLTPLGLRTLAPSDPAYRGHYGGPPLERDGAYHQGTAWPWLLGPFVEAWLRIHGGEADARMQAKTRFLDPLYAHLDHAGLDHLSEIADGDAPHAPAGTPFQAWSLGELLRMETLLARLPTAGA; encoded by the coding sequence ATGACACACATCGAACGACCTTTCGACATCACGCGTCTCGAAGACGAATGGCTGGAAGCGGATGGCTTCGGCGGGTTCGCGTCGGGTACGGTCGGCATGCTGCGCACGCGCCGCTATCACGCGCTGCTGCTCTCGGCGACGCGTGCGCCAGGCGGGCGTGTCGTGCTTGTCAACGGCGTGGAGGCGTGGCTGGAGGCGAATGGCAAGCGTTATCCGTTGAGCATGCAGCGATACGTGCCCGATCTGATCCATCCCGATCTGACAGCGAGTCTTGTTACGTTCGACACCGCACCGTGGCCGACGTGGCGTATGCAACTCGACACGCATCTCGTGTTGACCGCCGATGTGTTCGTTAGCAAGGCGACCGGCGAAACGGTTTTGCGCTGGCGTCTGGAGGGTGTCGGAAACAAAGCTGAAGCAATCCCTCTCACATTGAACGTCAGGCCGCTACTATCGGGCCGCGACTACCACGCACTGCATCATGAAAACGCCGCGTTCAATTTCAATGCGCAGACGAGCGACGATCGGACCAGCGTGAACTGGCAACCCTACGGCGATCTGCCGGTGATCCAGTGTGCGACGAACGGCGTCTACACCCACGCGCCGGATTGGTATCGCAACTTCTGCTACGTTCGCGAGCGAGAACGTGGGCTCGATTTCAGCGAGGATCTCGCGACGCCCGGCGTGCTCACCTTCAATCTCGCCGATGGTGAAGCCGTGATGATTCTCAGCGCTTCTCACACTGCGAGCGCAACGCAATCTCCAAACGCAATGGCGGCAGCCGCGCATGCGACAGAACTCGCGCGCATCGAACAACAGCGCCGCGACGCCCTTGGCTCTCGCCTGCAACGTTCTGCCGATACCTACGTGGTCGAGCGCAACGAAGGCCGCACGATCCTCGCGGGTTTTCCATGGTTCACCGATTGGGGACGCGACACCTTTATCGCAATGCGCGGCTTGCTGATCGCATCGGGCCGGCTCGACGACGCTGAAGCGATCCTGCTCGAATGGTCAGGCACGCTATCCGAAGGCATGCTGCCAAATCGCTTCCCCGACTATGGCGACACGCCGGAATACAACTCGGTGGATGCGTCGCTGTGGTTCATCGTCGCCGTGCACGACTATCTCGCGACCCATCACGCTAGCCTTGCGACGCAGCAGCGTCTGCAACAGGCGAGCGAATCCATCCTCGCGGGCTACACGAAAGGCACGCGCTTCAACATCCAGGCATCCGCCGACGACGGCCTGCTCAGCGCCGGCGTACCCGGCGTGCAACTCACGTGGATGGATGCGAAAGTCGGCGACTGGGTGGTGACGCCGCGCATCGGCAAGCCGGTCGAGGTGCAGGCGCTCTGGATCAACGCATTGCGCATTGCAGCAACGTGGAATTCGCAATGGCAGCCGGGTGCCGACCGAGCGTTGCAAGCGTTTCATGAACGCTTCATCGATCCTGCCACGCAAGGTCTGTTCGACAACGTGGATGTCGATCACGTCAAAGGCGCGATCGACCGCTCGATCCGCCCCAACCAGATCTTCGCCATAGGCGGCCTGCCGTTTCCCTTGCTGCAAGGCGCGGCGGCGCGCGCAGTGCTGGACCAGGTCGAAGCGCAGTTGCTCACGCCGCTGGGGCTGAGGACGCTCGCACCGTCCGACCCTGCTTATCGCGGACACTACGGCGGGCCTCCACTGGAGCGCGATGGCGCCTATCATCAAGGAACCGCGTGGCCGTGGCTGCTCGGTCCGTTTGTCGAAGCGTGGCTGCGAATCCACGGCGGCGAGGCGGACGCCCGCATGCAAGCGAAAACGCGCTTTCTCGACCCGCTCTACGCGCATCTCGATCATGCCGGCCTCGATCATCTCTCTGAAATCGCCGATGGCGACGCGCCGCACGCTCCGGCCGGCACGCCCTTTCAGGCCTGGTCGCTGGGCGAGTTGCTGCGCATGGAAACGCTGCTTGCCCGGTTGCCGACCGCCGGCGCCTAA
- a CDS encoding phosphocholine-specific phospholipase C: MTSTSRRRFLQTVASSAGAAAALTALPESIRNALAVPAFSRTGTIRDVEHIVVFMQENRSFDHYFGHLRGVRGYNDRVPIPLPNGKPVWYQPSKEDPTRPVLPFHLNTATTSAQCVGDLDHSWYKTHAAIDGGRYDQWPATKTDMTMGYHLRSDIPFHYALADAFTICDAYFCSLPGPTHPNRSYLMTGMVDPTGTLGGPLLDNNDFVDGDGPPNYQLLSWTTYPERLQAAGISWQVYQQGLTGADPLNGNYGTNILQNFTNFINAQPGSPLYERAQTVRTIADLKADVLANKLPQVSWLCPPAAYSEHPSYTPAYGAEYTSQILDALTSNPEVWSKTVLFIMYDENDGFFDHLVPPQPATTGAQGKSTVSTEGEIHNVVNPLRGGSYTADGLPYGLGPRVPMTIVSPWSKGGFVCSQVFDHTSVIRFIEARFGVYEPNITAWRRAVCGDLTTAFDFRTPDSKVPPLPDTSNYKSIADNQCATQPKPTVPATPGAIDPQESGIRFARALPYELHVNGHADAKKNTFEISIGNTGDQGAHFYLYSTNRTDGPWRYTVEAGKSLNETFDLTVTNGVYTFEVFGPNGFVRKFAGNTQQATAQNAQFAGGHGSNKRAEPEVKVQYDVANGNVFLKFSNKGGGIARLTVTDNAYGARARPVLVPAGAHIEEAWVLASSHHWYDLTVTSNDDASFSRRVAGHVENGRPSISDPAAVAPVLVAN, from the coding sequence ATGACATCAACTAGCCGTCGCCGTTTCCTGCAGACCGTGGCTTCATCCGCGGGCGCTGCTGCCGCACTGACCGCACTGCCCGAGTCGATTCGCAACGCACTTGCCGTTCCCGCGTTTTCGCGCACCGGCACGATCCGCGATGTCGAGCACATCGTCGTGTTCATGCAGGAGAACCGCTCGTTCGACCACTACTTCGGCCACCTGCGCGGTGTGCGTGGCTACAACGACCGCGTCCCGATTCCGCTGCCCAACGGCAAGCCGGTGTGGTATCAACCGTCGAAGGAAGATCCGACCCGGCCGGTCCTGCCGTTCCATCTGAACACGGCGACCACCAGCGCGCAATGCGTCGGCGATCTGGATCACTCCTGGTACAAGACCCATGCCGCAATCGACGGCGGCCGCTACGACCAATGGCCGGCCACCAAGACCGACATGACAATGGGTTATCACCTGCGCAGCGACATTCCGTTCCATTACGCGCTGGCCGATGCGTTCACCATCTGTGACGCGTACTTCTGCTCGCTGCCGGGACCGACGCACCCGAACCGCTCGTATCTGATGACCGGCATGGTCGATCCGACCGGCACGCTGGGTGGTCCGCTGCTCGACAACAACGATTTCGTCGACGGCGACGGGCCGCCGAATTACCAGTTGCTCTCGTGGACCACGTATCCGGAGCGTCTGCAGGCCGCGGGCATTTCGTGGCAGGTCTACCAGCAAGGCCTGACTGGCGCCGATCCGCTGAACGGCAACTACGGCACCAACATCCTGCAGAACTTCACGAACTTCATCAACGCGCAGCCGGGTTCGCCGTTGTATGAGCGCGCGCAAACCGTGCGCACCATCGCCGACCTGAAGGCCGACGTGCTGGCCAACAAGCTGCCGCAAGTGTCGTGGTTGTGCCCGCCGGCTGCGTACTCGGAACACCCGAGCTACACGCCCGCATACGGCGCGGAATACACCTCGCAGATTCTGGATGCGCTGACGTCGAATCCCGAAGTCTGGAGCAAGACCGTGCTGTTCATCATGTACGACGAGAACGACGGCTTCTTCGATCACCTCGTGCCGCCGCAACCGGCCACGACCGGCGCGCAAGGCAAGTCGACGGTCAGCACCGAAGGCGAAATTCACAACGTGGTGAACCCGTTGCGCGGCGGCAGTTACACCGCCGACGGCCTGCCCTACGGCCTCGGCCCGCGCGTGCCGATGACCATCGTGTCGCCGTGGAGCAAGGGCGGCTTTGTGTGCTCGCAGGTGTTCGATCACACGTCGGTGATTCGCTTCATCGAAGCACGCTTTGGCGTGTATGAGCCGAACATCACGGCATGGCGCCGCGCGGTGTGCGGCGACCTGACCACGGCGTTCGACTTCCGCACGCCGGACTCGAAGGTGCCGCCGCTGCCGGACACGAGCAACTACAAGAGCATCGCCGACAACCAGTGCGCCACGCAACCTAAGCCGACCGTCCCCGCGACGCCGGGCGCGATCGACCCGCAGGAAAGCGGGATTCGTTTCGCGCGCGCGTTGCCGTACGAGTTGCATGTGAACGGGCACGCAGACGCGAAGAAGAACACGTTCGAAATCTCGATCGGTAACACCGGCGATCAGGGCGCGCATTTCTATCTGTACTCGACCAATCGCACGGATGGCCCGTGGCGTTACACCGTCGAAGCAGGCAAGTCGCTCAACGAAACGTTCGATCTGACGGTGACCAACGGCGTGTACACGTTCGAAGTGTTCGGGCCGAATGGTTTCGTGCGCAAGTTTGCGGGCAACACGCAGCAGGCGACGGCGCAGAACGCGCAGTTCGCAGGCGGCCACGGCAGCAACAAGCGCGCGGAGCCGGAAGTGAAGGTGCAATACGACGTCGCGAACGGTAACGTGTTCCTCAAGTTCAGCAACAAGGGCGGCGGCATTGCGCGTTTGACGGTGACGGACAACGCCTACGGTGCGCGCGCTCGTCCGGTGCTGGTGCCGGCAGGCGCGCATATCGAAGAAGCGTGGGTACTGGCGTCGAGCCATCACTGGTACGACTTGACGGTGACGAGCAACGACGACGCCAGCTTCTCGCGCCGTGTTGCGGGTCACGTCGAGAATGGGCGGCCGAGCATTAGCGATCCGGCGGCGGTCGCGCCGGTGTTGGTGGCGAATTAA
- a CDS encoding transporter substrate-binding domain-containing protein, which translates to MKISLMILSAALAFSSGAFAADSTTLRLGIDPTYPPMDSKAPDGSFKGFDVDLGNEICKRIHARCQWVELEFSGMIPALQARKIDAILSSMAITEKREQQILFSSKLFQFKSRLIARQGSALAGGLNALAGKSIGVQSGTQFEGYALKNWAPLGVHVVAYKSQEEVFADLENGRLDGALLGSVEADYGFLRTPAGKGFAFVGEPLSMGDRGVGIGLRKDETAVQASINEAIASMRKDGTYAQIAKKYFDFDPYGN; encoded by the coding sequence ATGAAAATTTCGCTGATGATCTTGAGCGCCGCGCTGGCTTTCAGCAGCGGCGCGTTTGCCGCTGATTCCACCACGCTGCGCCTCGGCATCGATCCGACCTATCCGCCGATGGACTCCAAAGCGCCCGACGGCAGTTTCAAAGGCTTCGACGTCGATCTCGGCAATGAAATCTGCAAGCGCATTCACGCGCGCTGCCAGTGGGTGGAACTCGAATTTTCGGGGATGATTCCTGCGTTGCAGGCGCGCAAGATCGACGCGATCCTGTCTTCAATGGCGATCACGGAAAAGCGCGAGCAGCAGATTCTGTTTTCGTCGAAGCTGTTCCAGTTCAAATCGCGGCTGATCGCGCGGCAAGGCTCCGCGCTCGCGGGCGGCTTGAACGCGCTGGCCGGCAAGTCGATCGGCGTGCAGTCTGGCACGCAGTTCGAAGGGTATGCGTTGAAGAACTGGGCGCCGCTCGGCGTGCACGTGGTGGCGTACAAGAGCCAGGAAGAAGTCTTCGCCGACCTGGAGAACGGGCGACTCGACGGCGCGTTGCTCGGTTCGGTGGAGGCGGACTATGGATTCTTGCGCACGCCGGCGGGCAAGGGCTTTGCGTTCGTGGGCGAACCGCTCTCGATGGGCGATCGCGGCGTAGGCATCGGCTTGCGTAAGGACGAGACTGCGGTGCAGGCCTCGATCAACGAGGCGATCGCCTCGATGCGCAAGGACGGCACGTATGCGCAGATCGCGAAGAAGTACTTCGACTTCGATCCGTACGGAAACTGA